In the Sinorhizobium arboris LMG 14919 genome, one interval contains:
- the chvI gene encoding two-component system response regulator ChvI, whose translation MQTIALVDDDRNILTSVSIALEAEGYKVETYTDGASALEGLLARPPQLAIFDIKMPRMDGMELLRRLRQKSDLPVIFLTSKDEEIDELFGLKMGADDFITKPFSQRLLVERVKAILRRAANREAVAGAAGPAKNADTPSRSLERGQLVMDQERHTCTWKNESVTLTVTEFLILHALAQRPGVVKSRDALMDAAYDEQVYVDDRTIDSHIKRLRKKFKMVDNDFDMIETLYGVGYRFRESA comes from the coding sequence ATGCAGACCATCGCGCTTGTCGATGACGACCGCAACATCCTGACATCCGTGTCCATCGCGCTGGAAGCCGAAGGCTACAAAGTCGAAACCTATACGGACGGCGCATCGGCGCTGGAGGGTCTGCTGGCGCGCCCGCCGCAGCTCGCTATCTTCGACATCAAGATGCCCCGCATGGACGGCATGGAGCTGTTGCGGCGGCTGAGACAGAAGTCCGATCTGCCCGTCATCTTTCTCACGTCCAAGGATGAGGAAATCGACGAGCTCTTCGGACTCAAGATGGGCGCCGACGACTTCATCACCAAGCCTTTCTCGCAGCGCCTCCTGGTGGAGCGCGTCAAGGCCATCCTGCGTCGCGCGGCCAACCGGGAGGCTGTGGCCGGGGCGGCAGGACCGGCGAAGAATGCCGACACGCCCTCCCGTTCGCTCGAACGCGGGCAGCTCGTCATGGACCAGGAGCGGCATACCTGTACCTGGAAGAACGAATCCGTGACGCTGACGGTCACGGAGTTTCTCATCCTGCACGCGCTGGCGCAGCGCCCCGGCGTGGTCAAGAGCCGCGATGCCCTGATGGATGCTGCCTATGACGAACAGGTCTATGTCGACGACCGGACGATCGACAGCCACATCAAGCGGCTTCGCAAGAAGTTCAAGATGGTCGACAACGACTTCGACATGATCGAGACGCTCTACGGCGTCGGCTATCGGTTCCGCGAGTCGGCCTGA
- the chvG gene encoding two-component system sensor histidine kinase ChvG encodes MRGQRRWAHPFTLIRRLFGNAVFSSLTRRIVFFNLVALVVLVGGIMYLNQFREGLIDARVESLLTQGEIIAGAISASASVDTNSITIDPEKLLELQAGESITPLPSDEDLEFPIIQERVAPVLRRLISPTRTRARLFDADADLLLDSRHLYSGGQVLRFDLPPVDPESPSLAEEFATWFNRLLQPGNLPLYKEPPGGNGSIYPEVMNALTGVRGAVVRVTEKGELIVSVAVPVQRFRAVLGVLLLSTQAGDIDKIVHAERLAIIRVFGVAALVNVILSLLLSSTIANPLRRLSAAAIRVRRGGAKEREEIPDFSSRQDEIGNLSVALREMTTALYDRIAAIENFAADVSHELKNPLTSLRSAVETLPLARNEESKKRLMDVIQHDVRRLDRLISDISDASRLDAELARSDAKKVDLEKLLGDLVDISRQIRGSKKPVLLDFVVDRKDNPRASFIVSGYELRIGQIITNLIENARSFVPEQNGRIIVRLTRSRSRCLVYVEDNGPGIQAEDIDRIFERFYTDRPEGEDFGQNSGLGLSISRQIAEAHGGTLRAENLVGKDGGVSGARFILSLPAEPHP; translated from the coding sequence CTGCGCGGGCAGAGGCGATGGGCGCATCCCTTTACGCTGATCCGCCGCCTGTTCGGCAATGCCGTCTTCTCGAGCCTGACGCGGCGCATCGTCTTCTTCAACCTCGTCGCGCTTGTGGTACTCGTCGGCGGGATCATGTACCTCAACCAGTTCCGGGAAGGTCTGATCGATGCGCGCGTCGAGAGCCTCCTGACGCAGGGCGAGATCATCGCCGGCGCCATTTCCGCCTCCGCATCGGTCGACACCAATTCGATCACCATCGATCCGGAAAAGCTGCTGGAGCTGCAGGCCGGTGAGAGCATCACGCCGCTGCCGAGCGACGAGGACCTCGAATTCCCGATCATCCAGGAGCGCGTGGCGCCGGTCCTCAGAAGGCTGATTTCGCCCACGCGTACCCGCGCGCGCCTCTTCGACGCGGATGCTGACCTGCTGCTCGACTCTCGGCATCTCTATAGCGGGGGTCAGGTGCTCCGCTTCGACCTGCCCCCGGTCGATCCGGAATCGCCGAGCCTCGCGGAGGAATTCGCCACGTGGTTCAACCGGTTGCTGCAGCCGGGCAACCTCCCGCTCTACAAGGAGCCGCCGGGCGGTAACGGCTCCATCTACCCGGAGGTGATGAACGCTCTGACCGGCGTGCGCGGCGCCGTCGTGCGCGTGACCGAGAAGGGCGAGCTGATCGTCTCGGTGGCAGTGCCGGTACAGCGATTCCGCGCCGTTCTCGGCGTGCTCCTTCTCTCCACCCAGGCCGGCGACATCGACAAGATCGTCCATGCCGAAAGGCTGGCGATCATCCGCGTTTTCGGCGTGGCGGCGCTCGTCAACGTTATTCTTTCGCTGCTTCTTTCATCGACGATCGCCAATCCGCTCCGCCGGCTTTCGGCCGCCGCCATCCGCGTGCGTCGCGGCGGCGCCAAGGAACGCGAGGAGATCCCGGACTTTTCATCCCGCCAGGACGAAATCGGCAATCTGTCGGTTGCGCTCCGGGAAATGACGACGGCGCTTTACGACCGTATCGCGGCGATCGAGAACTTCGCCGCCGATGTGAGCCACGAACTCAAGAACCCTCTGACATCGCTGCGCAGCGCGGTGGAGACCTTGCCGCTCGCGCGCAACGAGGAATCGAAGAAGCGGCTCATGGACGTCATCCAGCACGACGTGCGGCGCCTCGACCGGCTGATAAGCGATATTTCGGATGCCTCCCGGTTGGATGCGGAGCTTGCCCGCTCCGACGCGAAAAAGGTCGACCTGGAAAAGCTCCTCGGCGACCTCGTCGATATCTCGCGGCAGATCCGGGGCAGCAAGAAACCGGTGCTGCTCGATTTCGTCGTCGACCGCAAGGACAATCCGCGCGCGAGCTTCATCGTCAGCGGCTACGAACTGCGCATCGGCCAGATCATCACGAACCTGATCGAAAACGCCCGCTCCTTCGTCCCCGAGCAGAACGGGCGCATCATCGTCCGACTGACCCGGTCGCGATCGCGCTGTCTCGTCTATGTCGAAGACAACGGCCCGGGCATCCAGGCGGAGGACATCGATCGCATCTTCGAGCGGTTCTATACGGACCGGCCCGAAGGCGAGGACTTCGGCCAGAACTCCGGGCTCGGCCTTTCGATCTCGCGCCAGATCGCCGAAGCGCATGGCGGAACGCTCAGGGCCGAGAACCTCGTCGGCAAGGACGGCGGCGTCAGCGGCGCCCGCTTCATCCTCTCGCTGCCCGCCGAGCCGCACCCGTGA
- the arfB gene encoding alternative ribosome rescue aminoacyl-tRNA hydrolase ArfB, whose protein sequence is MASEPLYINETIVIAGWELTEQFVLAGGPGGQNVNKVSTAVQLFFDIPASPSLSERVKANALKLAGRRASKEGVLMIEASRFRSQERNREDARERLKELILKAAEPPPPPRRKTKPTRGSIERRLKEKSGRSEIKKLRGRPAGD, encoded by the coding sequence ATGGCAAGCGAACCGCTTTACATCAACGAAACCATCGTGATCGCCGGCTGGGAGCTCACGGAGCAATTCGTGCTGGCCGGTGGTCCGGGCGGGCAGAACGTCAACAAGGTTTCCACGGCCGTCCAGCTCTTCTTCGATATTCCGGCTTCGCCGTCCCTGTCGGAACGCGTCAAGGCCAACGCCTTGAAGCTCGCCGGCCGCCGCGCCTCCAAGGAAGGCGTCCTGATGATCGAGGCCAGCCGCTTCCGTAGCCAGGAGCGCAACCGCGAGGATGCCCGCGAGCGCCTGAAAGAGCTGATCCTGAAGGCGGCGGAGCCGCCACCTCCGCCGCGCAGGAAGACGAAGCCGACACGAGGATCCATCGAGCGCCGGCTGAAGGAGAAATCCGGCCGCTCCGAAATCAAGAAGCTGCGCGGCCGTCCCGCCGGCGATTGA
- the ahcY gene encoding adenosylhomocysteinase has translation MSATQDYIVADIGLADFGRKEIAIAETEMPGLMACREEFGESKPLKGARITGSLHMTIQTAVLIETLVALGAEVRWASCNIFSTQDHAAAAIAASGIPVFAVKGETLEEYWTYTDKIFQWADGGVSNMILDDGGDATMYILLGARAEAGENILTNPGSEEEEILFAQIKKRLAATPGWFTKQRDAIRGVTEETTTGVNRLYQLQAKGLLPFPAINVNDSVTKSKFDNKYGCKESLVDGIRRGTDVMMAGKVAVVCGYGDVGKGSAASLSGAGARVKVTEVDPICALQAAMDGYEVVQLEDVVSSADIFITTTGNKDVIRIEHMRAMKDMAIVGNIGHFDNEIQVSALRNLKWTNVKPQVDLIEFPKGNRIILLSEGRLLNLGNATGHPSFVMSASFSNQVLAQIELFTRGENYKNEVYVLPKQLDEKVARLHLAKLGAKLTELSDEQAAYIGVKPQGPFKAEHYRY, from the coding sequence ATGAGCGCAACGCAGGACTATATCGTCGCCGACATCGGGCTTGCCGATTTCGGGCGCAAGGAAATTGCCATTGCCGAAACGGAAATGCCGGGTCTGATGGCCTGCCGTGAGGAATTCGGCGAATCGAAGCCGCTGAAGGGCGCCCGCATTACCGGCTCGCTCCACATGACCATCCAGACCGCCGTGCTGATCGAGACGCTGGTCGCGCTCGGCGCCGAAGTCCGCTGGGCGTCGTGCAACATCTTCTCGACCCAGGACCACGCTGCTGCCGCGATTGCCGCGAGCGGTATTCCCGTCTTCGCCGTCAAGGGCGAGACGCTGGAGGAATATTGGACCTACACCGACAAGATCTTCCAGTGGGCCGATGGCGGCGTGTCGAACATGATCCTCGACGACGGCGGCGACGCGACCATGTACATCCTGCTCGGCGCCCGCGCCGAGGCGGGCGAGAACATTCTGACGAACCCGGGCTCGGAAGAGGAAGAGATCCTTTTCGCACAGATCAAGAAGCGCCTTGCCGCGACACCCGGCTGGTTCACCAAGCAGCGTGACGCGATCAGGGGCGTGACGGAAGAGACGACGACGGGCGTCAACCGCCTGTACCAGCTCCAGGCCAAGGGCCTGCTGCCCTTCCCGGCAATCAATGTCAACGACAGCGTCACCAAGTCGAAATTCGACAATAAATACGGTTGCAAGGAATCGCTCGTCGACGGCATCCGCCGCGGCACGGACGTGATGATGGCCGGCAAGGTCGCGGTGGTCTGCGGTTACGGCGACGTCGGCAAGGGCTCGGCCGCCTCGCTCAGCGGCGCCGGCGCACGCGTCAAGGTCACCGAAGTCGATCCGATCTGCGCCCTTCAGGCAGCCATGGACGGCTATGAAGTCGTTCAGCTCGAAGACGTCGTATCGTCCGCCGACATCTTCATCACCACCACCGGCAACAAGGACGTCATTCGCATCGAGCATATGCGCGCGATGAAGGACATGGCGATCGTCGGCAATATCGGCCATTTCGACAACGAAATTCAGGTCTCGGCGCTCCGGAACCTGAAGTGGACGAACGTCAAGCCGCAGGTCGACCTGATCGAGTTCCCGAAGGGCAACCGCATCATCCTGCTTTCGGAAGGCCGCCTGCTCAACCTCGGCAATGCCACCGGTCATCCGTCCTTCGTCATGTCGGCTTCCTTCTCCAACCAGGTTCTGGCGCAGATCGAGCTCTTCACCAGGGGCGAGAACTACAAGAACGAGGTCTACGTGCTTCCGAAGCAGCTCGATGAGAAGGTCGCGCGCCTGCATCTGGCCAAGCTCGGCGCCAAGCTGACGGAACTCTCCGACGAACAGGCCGCCTATATCGGCGTGAAGCCGCAGGGTCCGTTCAAGGCTGAACACTACCGGTACTGA
- a CDS encoding PTS sugar transporter subunit IIA: MIGLVLVTHGKLADEFRHALEHVVGPQKAIETVCIGPEDDMDQRRQDILDAVEKANEGDGVIILTDMFGGTPSNLAISVMRGGSVEVIAGVNLPMLIKLAGVRGESDMDKALVEASEAGRKYINVASRVLSGK, from the coding sequence ATGATCGGACTTGTGCTTGTCACTCATGGCAAGCTGGCGGATGAGTTCCGGCACGCTTTGGAGCATGTCGTCGGTCCGCAAAAAGCTATCGAGACCGTCTGCATAGGCCCCGAGGACGACATGGATCAGCGGCGTCAGGATATCCTCGACGCCGTCGAAAAGGCCAATGAAGGCGACGGCGTCATCATTCTGACGGACATGTTCGGCGGAACCCCCTCCAACCTCGCCATTTCCGTGATGCGCGGCGGCAGCGTCGAGGTCATTGCCGGCGTCAATCTGCCGATGCTGATCAAGCTCGCCGGCGTGCGTGGCGAAAGCGACATGGACAAGGCGCTTGTGGAAGCTTCCGAAGCCGGGCGCAAATACATCAATGTCGCCAGCCGCGTTCTGAGTGGGAAATAA
- a CDS encoding phosphoenolpyruvate carboxykinase, with amino-acid sequence MDELGSRNPSIGLESIGFSGLSVVRYNFEAAQLYEEALARGEAELTAHGALCARTGQHTGRSPKDKYVVRDANTADQIWWDNNSAISPENFELLRQDMLAHAKGMSLYVQDLVGGADPENALPTRVVTEFAWHSLFIRNLLIRPEREALLSFQPKLTIIDLPSFKADPARHGCRSETVIACDLTNGLVLIGGTSYAGEMKKSVFTVLNYLLPKKSVMPMHCSANVGAAGDTAIFFGLSGTGKTTLSADPNRTLIGDDEHGWGEKGVFNFEGGCYAKAIRLSEAAEPEIFATTRRFGTVMENVVLDERRQPDFDDGSLTENTRCAYPLDFIPNASKTGTAPQPRTIIMLTADAFGVLPPIAKLTPEQAMYHFLSGYTAKVAGTEKGVTEPEATFSTCFGAPFMPRHPSEYGNLLKELIARHGVTCWLVNTGWTGGAYGTGSRMPIKVTRALLSAALDGSLNNASFRTDTNFGFAVPVSVPGVEAGILDPRSTWADGAAYDAQARRLVDMFIANFAKFESHVDGSVRDAAPGARVAAE; translated from the coding sequence ATGGATGAGCTTGGCAGCCGCAATCCCTCTATCGGACTGGAATCGATCGGATTTTCCGGCCTCTCGGTCGTCCGCTACAACTTCGAGGCGGCGCAGCTTTACGAAGAGGCCTTGGCCCGCGGCGAAGCCGAACTGACGGCGCATGGCGCGCTTTGCGCCCGCACTGGCCAGCACACCGGCCGCTCGCCCAAGGACAAGTATGTCGTGCGCGACGCCAACACGGCCGACCAGATCTGGTGGGACAACAACAGTGCGATTTCGCCGGAAAACTTCGAGCTTCTTCGTCAGGACATGCTTGCGCATGCAAAGGGCATGTCACTCTATGTCCAGGACCTCGTCGGCGGTGCCGACCCGGAGAATGCGCTGCCGACGCGCGTCGTAACCGAATTCGCCTGGCACTCGCTGTTCATCCGCAATCTGTTGATCCGCCCTGAGCGCGAGGCCCTTTTGTCGTTCCAGCCGAAGCTGACGATCATCGACCTGCCGAGCTTCAAGGCCGATCCCGCGCGCCACGGCTGCCGCAGTGAGACGGTCATCGCTTGCGACCTGACCAACGGTCTCGTCCTGATCGGCGGCACGTCCTATGCGGGCGAGATGAAGAAATCGGTCTTCACCGTGCTCAACTACCTGCTGCCCAAGAAATCGGTCATGCCGATGCATTGCTCGGCCAATGTCGGCGCCGCCGGCGACACGGCGATCTTCTTCGGTCTCTCCGGCACCGGCAAGACGACGCTCTCGGCCGACCCGAATCGCACCCTGATCGGTGACGACGAGCACGGCTGGGGCGAAAAGGGTGTCTTCAATTTCGAAGGCGGCTGCTACGCCAAGGCGATTCGCCTGTCGGAAGCGGCGGAGCCTGAGATCTTTGCGACGACTCGGCGCTTCGGCACGGTGATGGAGAACGTCGTTCTCGACGAGCGTCGCCAGCCTGACTTCGACGACGGCTCGCTGACGGAAAACACCCGCTGCGCCTACCCGCTGGATTTCATTCCGAATGCCAGCAAGACCGGCACGGCGCCGCAGCCGCGCACGATCATCATGCTGACCGCGGACGCGTTCGGGGTTTTGCCGCCGATCGCCAAGCTGACGCCGGAACAGGCCATGTATCACTTCCTCTCCGGCTACACCGCCAAGGTCGCTGGTACCGAAAAGGGCGTAACGGAGCCGGAGGCGACGTTCTCGACCTGTTTCGGTGCGCCGTTCATGCCGCGCCATCCGTCGGAATACGGCAATCTCCTCAAGGAGCTGATCGCCAGGCACGGGGTCACCTGCTGGCTCGTCAACACCGGCTGGACCGGCGGTGCCTATGGCACGGGGAGCCGCATGCCGATCAAGGTGACGCGCGCACTTCTTTCGGCGGCGCTCGACGGTTCGCTGAACAACGCCTCCTTCCGCACGGATACGAATTTCGGCTTCGCGGTGCCGGTCTCCGTGCCGGGCGTCGAAGCCGGCATTCTCGACCCGCGGTCCACCTGGGCGGACGGTGCCGCTTATGACGCCCAGGCACGGCGACTGGTCGACATGTTCATCGCCAATTTCGCCAAGTTCGAGAGTCACGTCGACGGCAGCGTACGCGACGCCGCTCCTGGCGCCCGGGTGGCCGCCGAATAA
- a CDS encoding HPr kinase/phosphorylase — protein sequence MNAPVINVHGTAIVLGTAGFLITGPSGSGKSALALACISELRRRGRFAALVADDRVDLTLRDGRIVARCPAAIRGLIEIRGCGIAKVETLSACVLEWAIMPVRTPFDPRLPPEEEELQLDIGRNLPLLRVPVEGPLSPVDALAALLPRNLGL from the coding sequence GTGAACGCGCCTGTCATCAATGTCCACGGGACAGCGATCGTTCTCGGCACGGCCGGGTTCCTGATCACGGGGCCTTCCGGCTCGGGCAAGTCGGCCCTGGCACTTGCCTGTATCTCGGAGTTGCGGCGCCGGGGCCGCTTCGCCGCGCTCGTCGCGGACGACCGGGTCGATCTGACGCTTCGCGACGGGCGCATCGTCGCGCGCTGCCCCGCGGCCATTCGCGGGCTGATTGAAATCCGCGGATGCGGGATCGCGAAGGTCGAAACTCTCTCCGCGTGCGTTCTCGAGTGGGCGATCATGCCCGTCAGGACGCCATTCGACCCGCGCCTGCCGCCGGAGGAGGAGGAACTGCAGCTCGATATCGGGCGAAATCTGCCGCTGTTGCGCGTTCCCGTTGAAGGACCGCTTTCGCCAGTCGACGCCCTCGCCGCGCTTCTGCCCCGAAATCTAGGACTTTAG
- a CDS encoding HPr family phosphocarrier protein, whose product MDHRPDTALTRELLIVNKRGLHARASAKFVQTVEAFDAEITVSKDGMTVGGTSIMGLMMLAASTGCTVFVTASGAQAEEALNALDSLVRDRFGEEM is encoded by the coding sequence ATGGACCACCGCCCCGACACGGCTCTGACGCGCGAACTGCTCATCGTCAACAAGCGCGGCCTGCATGCGCGTGCCTCTGCGAAATTCGTGCAGACCGTCGAGGCCTTCGACGCCGAGATCACCGTCTCGAAGGACGGGATGACGGTCGGCGGAACCTCGATTATGGGCCTGATGATGCTGGCGGCCAGCACCGGCTGCACGGTCTTCGTCACCGCCAGCGGCGCTCAGGCCGAAGAGGCGCTCAACGCCCTCGATTCCCTGGTGCGCGACAGATTCGGCGAAGAGATGTAA